From a region of the Acidimicrobiales bacterium genome:
- a CDS encoding SdrD B-like domain-containing protein produces the protein MQANPAAAADLSAQSTGVLGDRVWLDADFDGVFDIGEVGLAGVTVDLAWNDGSPQTASTTTDADGLWSVGSLAFDVPITVTVDALTLPGNVTPTHDFDDSVLSGPIGTPHSAEVTLTAGSPTNLALDFGYLGQGEVGDTLWFDIDGDGAAAPAVEDILLEGVDVTVTWPGANGGTDYVVTTTTDENGFWVVQGLPEGNVTVDIDSLTLPTGLVGTLDPDGGFDNTATVALIDDGGTLADETINYAVDFAWTGGASIADLVWYDLDGDGVKDPSESGIASMTVEVVWYDLQANPHTWSAVTNGSGIYSIDGLPAGFLSVSVPTASGNGLVPTYDVDEAHDGTANISLTAGQDRTDVDFGFRDSADVRVAVSSAEDFRLGETNKWTIDVDNLGPGNANAPLTVSVQLPDGASYSGVSGTGSASWSCTPQAAPNDHLVDCDYLDGAMADSTSTSFDLEVGIAANAVPTANVQVSVQASSSDAVPTNNTDTDNAPVPFAELDVTMTRLDDLVAGSLVTYRMGVTNVGPSPTSGGVTLVDDLPVGLAYDSFSGDGWSCGPSNGDVVCIHLGLIPVGLTANVDLELLVVGSAGESVSNTVTVTGGNEVNGSPLDAGAVQAVVGIVDDTLNETIQTGGGATTTTTTSTTTTTTPGGSTTTTSPGGSTTTTSPGGSTTTTEGGVGAGAGDLDGTPSELARTGMDIGMLLMLYTVVAISMGSILVFATRPIRRPKGSNPIA, from the coding sequence ATGCAGGCTAACCCAGCCGCGGCCGCCGACCTGTCGGCCCAGAGCACGGGCGTGCTGGGGGACAGGGTCTGGCTCGACGCAGACTTCGACGGAGTGTTCGACATCGGTGAGGTCGGCTTGGCTGGTGTCACCGTAGATCTGGCCTGGAACGATGGCTCGCCTCAAACGGCGTCGACAACCACAGACGCCGACGGCTTGTGGTCGGTGGGTTCGCTGGCGTTCGACGTTCCGATCACGGTCACCGTCGACGCTTTGACCCTGCCTGGCAACGTCACACCCACCCACGACTTCGACGACTCGGTGCTGTCGGGCCCCATCGGCACTCCACACAGCGCCGAGGTGACGCTGACAGCCGGGTCACCGACCAACCTAGCCCTCGACTTTGGCTACCTGGGCCAGGGCGAGGTCGGCGACACGCTGTGGTTCGACATCGACGGCGACGGAGCGGCGGCCCCGGCCGTCGAAGACATCTTGCTGGAAGGCGTCGACGTCACCGTGACCTGGCCCGGTGCAAACGGGGGCACCGACTATGTGGTCACTACGACCACCGACGAGAACGGATTCTGGGTGGTCCAGGGCCTTCCCGAAGGCAACGTGACCGTCGACATCGACAGCCTCACATTGCCCACGGGTCTGGTAGGCACCCTCGACCCCGACGGGGGCTTCGACAACACGGCCACGGTGGCCTTGATCGACGACGGGGGAACGCTGGCCGACGAGACGATCAACTACGCGGTCGATTTTGCCTGGACCGGTGGCGCGAGCATCGCCGACCTGGTCTGGTACGACCTCGATGGTGATGGGGTGAAAGACCCCAGCGAGAGCGGCATCGCATCGATGACCGTCGAGGTTGTCTGGTATGACCTGCAGGCCAATCCGCACACGTGGAGCGCTGTCACCAACGGATCGGGCATTTATTCGATCGACGGGCTCCCGGCCGGATTCCTTTCGGTGTCGGTGCCCACGGCAAGCGGCAACGGCCTGGTGCCTACCTACGACGTCGACGAGGCACACGACGGCACTGCGAACATCTCGCTGACGGCGGGTCAGGATCGCACCGATGTCGACTTCGGGTTCCGCGATTCGGCAGACGTGCGCGTTGCCGTTTCGAGCGCCGAAGACTTCCGGTTGGGTGAGACCAACAAGTGGACTATCGATGTCGACAACCTGGGTCCGGGCAACGCAAACGCACCGTTGACGGTGTCGGTACAGCTTCCCGACGGTGCCTCATATTCGGGAGTCTCCGGAACTGGCTCGGCTTCGTGGAGCTGCACCCCACAAGCCGCCCCAAACGACCACCTGGTCGATTGTGACTATCTAGACGGTGCCATGGCCGACTCGACGAGCACCTCGTTCGATCTCGAGGTCGGTATCGCCGCCAACGCGGTACCGACGGCGAACGTTCAGGTTTCGGTGCAGGCCAGCTCGTCCGACGCAGTCCCTACCAACAACACCGATACCGACAACGCGCCGGTACCGTTCGCCGAGCTGGATGTGACCATGACCAGGCTCGACGACCTGGTCGCCGGCTCGCTGGTGACCTATCGCATGGGCGTCACCAACGTCGGACCCTCGCCTACATCGGGTGGTGTCACACTGGTCGACGATCTGCCGGTGGGTCTGGCCTATGACTCGTTCAGCGGAGATGGCTGGTCGTGCGGCCCGTCCAACGGCGATGTTGTGTGTATCCATCTGGGCCTGATTCCGGTGGGGTTGACGGCCAACGTCGATCTCGAGTTGTTGGTGGTGGGGTCGGCCGGAGAGTCGGTCTCGAACACGGTTACCGTCACCGGTGGCAACGAGGTCAATGGCAGTCCACTCGATGCGGGTGCTGTTCAGGCGGTGGTCGGCATCGTCGACGACACCCTGAACGAGACGATCCAGACCGGTGGAGGCGCCACCACCACTACAACGACGAGCACGACGACCACCACCACACCCGGTGGCTCGACCACGACGACTTCGCCCGGTGGCTCGACCACGACGACTTCGCCCGGTGGGTCGACCACGACGACAGAAGGTGGCGTCGGCGCTGGAGCGGGCGACCTCGACGGAACACCCAGCGAGCTGGCCCGAACCGGTATGGACATCGGCATGCTGCTGATGCTCTACACGGTGGTGGCTATCAGCATGGGTTCGATTCTGGTGTTTGCCACACGGCCGATCAGGCGACCTAAGGGGTCGAACCCCATCGCTTGA
- a CDS encoding PLP-dependent aminotransferase family protein: MNDQTDQLVADLLSARAKSATSSVIRDLLRHADREDVISLAGGIPAPALFPLEKIAGAAERSLTRYGATAAQYGLTEGVTDLRELLAARESVDAPADPAQLVVTTGSQQALDLIGRVLLDPGDVVVADDPAYLGALQAVRAYGPRIVGVGVDADGMKTEHLAAMLDQGLSPVFVYTNPNFQNPTGATLSADRRRHLAQLADQYGFLIVEDDPYGALRFEGDPLPSMASISDRVIRVRTVSKTLAPGLRVAWLIGPPKLIEAIVIAKQAVDLHTSTLTQHVALELLSDSAWYDRHEKSLVPWYRDRRDALSAALRDVFGSRMRFAEPHGGMFLWARLDEAEHPGRDTTDLLPIALETGVAFVPGSAFAVDEPRPLHLRLSFATASPEELATAANRLDEAIKRWGSTP, from the coding sequence ATGAACGACCAGACCGACCAGCTAGTCGCCGACCTGCTCTCCGCCCGAGCCAAGTCGGCCACATCGTCTGTGATCCGCGACCTGCTTCGCCACGCCGACCGCGAAGACGTGATCTCGCTGGCCGGCGGAATCCCGGCGCCCGCCCTGTTCCCGCTGGAGAAGATCGCCGGGGCGGCCGAGCGGTCGCTGACCCGCTACGGCGCCACCGCTGCGCAATACGGCCTCACCGAAGGAGTCACCGACTTGCGCGAGCTGCTGGCCGCCCGCGAATCGGTCGACGCTCCTGCTGACCCTGCTCAACTGGTCGTCACCACGGGCAGCCAGCAGGCTCTTGACCTCATCGGACGGGTGCTCTTGGACCCTGGCGACGTGGTCGTGGCCGACGACCCGGCGTATCTGGGCGCACTTCAGGCCGTGAGGGCCTATGGGCCACGCATCGTGGGTGTCGGGGTCGATGCCGACGGCATGAAGACCGAACACCTGGCCGCAATGCTCGACCAGGGCCTCTCGCCGGTGTTCGTCTACACCAACCCGAACTTCCAAAACCCCACCGGGGCAACCCTTTCGGCCGACAGGCGCAGACACCTGGCCCAACTGGCAGATCAGTATGGGTTCCTCATCGTCGAGGACGACCCGTACGGTGCATTGCGGTTCGAGGGTGATCCCCTGCCCAGCATGGCGTCGATCTCAGATCGCGTCATCAGGGTCAGGACGGTGTCGAAGACCCTCGCCCCCGGGCTGCGGGTTGCCTGGCTGATCGGCCCCCCAAAGCTCATCGAGGCCATCGTCATCGCCAAACAGGCCGTCGACCTGCACACATCGACACTGACCCAGCATGTCGCACTCGAGCTTCTCAGCGACTCGGCATGGTACGACCGCCACGAGAAGAGCCTTGTGCCCTGGTACCGAGACCGTCGGGACGCCCTGTCCGCGGCTCTTCGCGACGTGTTTGGTTCGCGCATGCGCTTCGCCGAACCCCATGGGGGCATGTTCTTGTGGGCCAGGCTCGACGAGGCCGAACACCCCGGCCGCGACACCACCGATCTACTGCCCATCGCGCTCGAGACCGGGGTTGCGTTCGTGCCCGGTTCGGCGTTCGCCGTGGACGAGCCCAGGCCCCTTCACCTGCGGCTGAGCTTCGCAACGGCGTCACCAGAAGAGCTGGCCACCGCCGCCAACCGGCTGGACGAGGCGATCAAGCGATGGGGTTCGACCCCTTAG
- a CDS encoding DEAD/DEAH box helicase, translated as MTQATSRAPGAPTVLRLRAWQRAALDQFLASPRPDFLAVATPGAGKTTFALTAARTMLAQDPQTRLVVVAPTSHLKYQWADSAARFGIDLEPNWSSSDGGLPDEVDGIVTTYQQVATSAAALRKLCVDAFVVFDEVHHAGEDKAWGDAVTTAFERAGRRLALSGTPFRSDSSPIPFVHYSGGDEAVADFDYGYGPALVDGGVVRPVYFPRFDGYMEWSAPDGMVISATFDDPLDRQRANQRLRAALSPRGDWLPTVIGQAHEQLMRIRRDEQPRAGALAIAIDLEHARAIAELLRARHGVRATVALSDDPNASDRIAEFAAGDSPWIVAVRMVSEGVDIPRLRIGVFATTTTTELFFRQAVGRLVRLTPDGGSQRAFMFIPDDSRLRSWAEQIAQQRRHSLKRRAGDEDDDVIVHAEVDEVPDPADDSEQLSLFDVLSAVTLSSGPPEMTVFDAAFEDVPPAPTSPAFDIAEHDLLLELTPLPGRSMRPQTAGSTPRKEREALRDKNADVVAELVALTGKNHGQVNAELNRRSGVRSVAEAGRTQLRQRLEAAESWRREISGHRSPWRVS; from the coding sequence ATGACCCAGGCAACCTCGCGCGCCCCCGGCGCGCCCACAGTTCTTCGCCTCAGGGCCTGGCAGCGAGCAGCCCTCGACCAGTTCCTCGCCTCTCCGCGTCCCGACTTCCTGGCCGTGGCCACCCCGGGCGCTGGCAAGACCACGTTTGCGCTGACCGCGGCGCGCACGATGCTGGCCCAAGACCCCCAGACGCGGCTGGTGGTTGTGGCGCCGACGTCACACCTCAAATACCAGTGGGCCGACTCGGCGGCCCGCTTCGGCATCGACCTCGAGCCCAACTGGTCATCATCTGATGGTGGGCTGCCAGACGAGGTCGACGGCATCGTCACCACGTACCAGCAGGTGGCGACGTCGGCGGCTGCCCTGCGCAAGCTGTGCGTCGACGCCTTCGTGGTGTTCGACGAAGTTCACCACGCCGGCGAAGACAAGGCCTGGGGTGACGCGGTGACCACCGCATTCGAGCGCGCCGGCCGCCGGCTGGCGCTTTCCGGCACACCGTTTCGGTCCGACAGCTCACCGATTCCCTTTGTGCACTACAGCGGCGGCGACGAGGCCGTAGCCGACTTCGACTACGGATACGGACCTGCACTGGTCGACGGGGGCGTCGTCAGGCCGGTGTATTTCCCGCGATTCGACGGCTATATGGAGTGGTCGGCCCCCGACGGCATGGTCATCAGCGCCACCTTTGACGACCCGCTCGATCGACAGCGCGCCAACCAGCGGTTGCGGGCTGCTCTGTCGCCTCGGGGTGACTGGCTGCCCACGGTCATAGGCCAGGCCCACGAGCAGCTCATGCGCATCCGACGCGACGAACAACCTCGCGCCGGGGCGTTGGCGATCGCCATCGATCTGGAACATGCGAGGGCCATTGCCGAACTGTTGCGTGCCCGGCACGGGGTGAGGGCCACTGTGGCGCTCAGCGACGACCCGAACGCATCCGATCGCATAGCCGAGTTCGCGGCCGGCGACTCGCCCTGGATCGTGGCGGTGCGAATGGTCAGCGAGGGGGTCGACATCCCGCGGCTACGCATAGGTGTCTTCGCGACCACGACCACCACCGAGTTGTTCTTCCGGCAGGCCGTTGGGCGCCTGGTTCGCCTGACCCCTGATGGCGGAAGCCAGCGGGCGTTCATGTTCATCCCCGACGACTCGCGTCTGCGATCATGGGCCGAGCAGATCGCCCAGCAGCGTCGCCACAGCCTCAAACGCAGGGCCGGCGACGAAGACGACGATGTGATCGTGCACGCCGAGGTCGACGAGGTACCCGACCCGGCCGACGATTCCGAACAGCTCTCACTGTTCGATGTTCTCAGCGCCGTGACCCTGTCGTCTGGTCCACCCGAGATGACCGTGTTCGACGCCGCATTCGAAGACGTTCCCCCCGCGCCGACGTCGCCGGCCTTCGATATCGCCGAGCACGATCTGCTGCTCGAGCTGACGCCCCTGCCCGGGCGCTCGATGCGCCCTCAGACCGCCGGCTCGACGCCCCGCAAGGAACGCGAAGCACTTCGCGACAAGAACGCCGATGTCGTCGCAGAGCTGGTGGCCCTGACCGGCAAGAACCACGGCCAGGTTAACGCCGAGCTGAATCGGCGTTCCGGGGTGCGGTCGGTGGCCGAGGCGGGGCGTACACAGCTTCGCCAGCGACTAGAAGCCGCCGAAAGCTGGCGCCGCGAGATCTCCGGCCATCGGTCACCCTGGAGGGTTTCTTAA
- a CDS encoding ArsC/Spx/MgsR family protein, which translates to MTEGEDYEVVLYMKTPPDREALEHIVEVLEDPVEDLVRKDSRFKKLELDEQDYVSNPQAVVDLLVDEKALLQRPLLVSEGRAIIGRPKDRVGDFLDA; encoded by the coding sequence TTGACCGAGGGCGAAGACTACGAAGTCGTCCTGTACATGAAGACACCACCAGATCGCGAGGCCCTCGAGCACATAGTCGAGGTTCTGGAGGACCCCGTCGAGGACCTGGTTCGCAAGGATTCCAGATTCAAGAAGCTCGAGCTCGACGAACAGGACTACGTCTCGAACCCGCAGGCAGTCGTCGACCTGCTGGTCGACGAGAAGGCGTTGCTTCAGCGGCCGCTGCTTGTCAGCGAGGGCCGCGCCATCATCGGTCGCCCCAAGGATCGCGTCGGCGACTTCCTCGACGCCTGA